The following proteins come from a genomic window of Halorussus halophilus:
- the pyrG gene encoding glutamine hydrolyzing CTP synthase — translation MPTEPETDYDPTLGNKFIFVTGGVMSGLGKGITAASTGRLLANAGFDVTAVKIDPYLNVDAGTMNPYQHGEVYVLKDGGEVDLDLGNYERFLDIDMTFDHNVTTGKTYQHVIEKERAGDYLGKTVQIIPHITDDIKRRIREAAEGHDVCIVEVGGTVGDIEGMPFLEALRQFAHEEDDEDFLLTHVTLVPYSKNGEQKTKPTQHSVKELRSIGLQPDILVGRCEDELDPSTKEKIALFCDVPTDAVFSNADVKDIYHVPLMVEEEGLDEYVMERFDLTEDALPANERDNEWRELVTQEKTGEVDIALVGKYDLEDAYLSVNEALKHAGLEKNVDVNVLWVDSEKMDSDHEERLKQADGIVVPGGFGSRGTEGKMEAVKYARENGVPFLGLCLGFQIAVIEYARNVLGLEGAHSAEIDEDTPHPVIDLLPEQYDLEDLGGTMRLGAHETQIEPGTLAEKVYGGTSCTERHRHRYEVNPEYFEAFEGENLVFSGESGNRMEILELNDHPYFFGTQFHPEFRSRPTRASPPFVGLLDAVLNEAEQSPEEVEA, via the coding sequence ATGCCGACCGAACCGGAAACTGATTACGACCCTACTCTCGGTAACAAGTTCATTTTCGTGACCGGGGGCGTCATGTCCGGACTGGGCAAGGGTATCACGGCGGCGAGTACCGGGCGACTGCTCGCCAACGCTGGCTTCGACGTGACAGCGGTGAAAATCGACCCGTACCTCAACGTCGATGCTGGCACGATGAACCCCTACCAGCACGGCGAGGTGTACGTCCTGAAAGACGGTGGCGAAGTAGACCTCGACTTGGGGAACTACGAGCGGTTCCTCGACATCGACATGACCTTCGACCACAACGTCACGACGGGCAAGACCTACCAGCACGTCATCGAGAAGGAGCGCGCTGGCGACTACCTCGGGAAGACCGTCCAGATTATCCCCCACATCACCGACGACATCAAGCGCCGCATCCGCGAGGCGGCGGAAGGCCACGACGTGTGCATCGTGGAAGTCGGCGGTACGGTGGGCGACATCGAAGGGATGCCCTTCCTCGAAGCACTGCGCCAGTTCGCCCACGAGGAGGACGACGAAGATTTCTTACTCACGCACGTCACGCTCGTCCCCTACTCGAAGAACGGCGAGCAGAAGACCAAACCGACACAGCACTCCGTGAAAGAACTGCGCTCTATCGGTCTCCAACCAGACATTCTCGTCGGGCGCTGTGAAGACGAACTCGACCCCTCGACCAAGGAGAAAATCGCGCTGTTCTGCGACGTACCGACCGACGCCGTGTTCTCGAACGCCGACGTGAAGGACATCTACCACGTGCCGCTGATGGTCGAGGAAGAAGGCCTCGACGAGTACGTGATGGAGCGATTCGACCTCACCGAGGACGCGCTCCCCGCGAACGAACGCGACAACGAGTGGCGCGAACTGGTCACACAGGAGAAGACCGGCGAGGTAGACATCGCTCTCGTCGGCAAGTACGACCTCGAAGACGCATACCTCTCGGTCAACGAGGCGCTCAAGCACGCCGGATTGGAGAAGAACGTGGACGTGAACGTCCTCTGGGTGGACAGCGAGAAGATGGATTCGGACCACGAAGAGCGGCTGAAGCAGGCCGACGGCATCGTCGTCCCTGGCGGCTTCGGTTCTCGCGGTACCGAGGGGAAAATGGAGGCCGTGAAGTACGCTCGCGAGAACGGCGTGCCGTTCCTCGGTCTCTGTCTCGGCTTCCAGATTGCGGTCATCGAGTACGCCCGGAACGTCCTCGGACTGGAGGGTGCCCACTCTGCGGAAATCGACGAAGACACGCCACACCCGGTCATCGACCTGCTCCCCGAGCAGTACGACCTCGAAGATTTGGGAGGGACGATGCGACTCGGTGCCCACGAGACGCAAATCGAACCCGGAACACTCGCGGAGAAGGTGTACGGCGGCACCTCTTGTACGGAACGCCACCGCCACCGCTACGAGGTCAACCCCGAGTACTTCGAAGCGTTCGAAGGTGAGAATCTGGTCTTCTCCGGCGAGTCCGGTAATCGAATGGAGATTCTGGAACTAAACGACCACCCCTACTTCTTCGGGACGCAGTTCCACCCCGAGTTCCGGTCCCGGCCGACCCGCGCGAGTCCGCCGTTCGTCGGCTTGCTCGACGCGGTACTGAACGAAGCCGAGCAGTCCCCCGAGGAGGTCGAAGCATAA